The Branchiostoma floridae strain S238N-H82 chromosome 3, Bfl_VNyyK, whole genome shotgun sequence genomic sequence GCCTTTGTATTCTTGCCTGGAATGAGTAGATCAAGAGTTtattgtgcttgtgtgtgtgcgtatgcgcgcgcgcgcgtgtgtgtgtgtgttgtttgtgtgcgtgcgtgcgtctgtgtgtgtgtgtttgtgtgtgtgtttgtgtgtgtgtgtgtatgtgtgtgtgtgtgtgtgtgtttgtgtgtgtgtgtgtgtttgtgtgtgtatgtgtgtgttttgtttgtgtgcatgcgtctgtgtatgtttatgtgtgtgtgtgtgtgtgtgtgtgtgtgtgtgtgtgtgtgtgttttgtttgtgtgcatgcgtctgtgtatgtttgtgcgtgtgCCCTTACTAGCGGTGTATGTTGCAGTGAGGACACCTATCGGTCGTTTTATGTATACCAAATGCAGTCTTTTGGTTAGAAGGTAGTCATACAATTACCTATGATAGTTATACCTAAATAGGTATAAGTCCAGGTATACGAAGAGAGGCATGCGTATGCGATAACGATTTGCCTGGTCTTCCATAGTATTTATTCTGTTATAACAATGATCACAAAACACCAAGAGATGGTAANNNNNNNNNNNNNNNNNNNNNNNNNNNNNNNNNNNNNNNNNNNNNNNNNNNNNNNNNNNNNNNNNNNNNNNNNNNNNNNNNNNNNNNNNNNNNNNNNNNNNNNNNNNNNNNNNNNNNNNNNNNNNNNNNNNNNNNNNNNNNNNNNNNNNNNNNNNNNNNNNNNNNNNNNNNNNNNNNNNNNNNNNNNNNNNNNNNNNNNNNNNNNNNNNNNNNNNNNNNNNNNNNNNNNNNNNNNNNNNNNNNNNNNNNNNNNNNNNNNNNNNNNNNNNNNNNNNNNNNNNNNNNNNNNNNNNNNNNNNNNNNNNNNNNNNNNNNNNNNNNNNNNNNNNNNNNNNNNNNNNNNNNNNNNNNNNNNNNNNNNNNNNNNNNNNNNNNNNNNNNNNNNNNNNNNNNNNNNNNNNNNNNNNNNNNNNNNNNNNNNNNNNNNNNNNNNNNNNNNNNNNNNNNNNNNNNNNNNNNNNNNNNNNNNNNNNNNNNNNNNNNNNNNNNNNNNNNNNNNNNNNNNNNNNNNNNNNNNNNNNNNNNNNNNNNNNNNNNNNNNNNNNNNNNNNNNNNNNNNNNNNNNNNNNNNNNNNNNNNNNNNNNNNNNNNNNNNNNNNNNNNNNNNNNNNNNNNNNNNNNNNNNNNNNNNNNNNNNNNNNNNNNNNNNNNNNNNNNNNNNNNNNNNNNNACAAGCACGTAGATGATATACTCGATCGTTACACTGAAAAGCAAAACGTTGTACAGCCTTTtcgtaggttagacatccacgtaataagatacacaaaaagtagttactcaagcaactggatatggtttggaaacggtcagacgtttcaactggaatccaccagttttcgtcagtgacactgaattgatctggaagaaacaggtcttttatactttgGAATACAGTCCTCTGCCGCCGTTTATAAAACCTCTTctaaggctaaggtcacattccCACAAAGACACCacataattcaacagcatgccttgtacATATTCATTGGCATAAACGTTAATCTTTCTTTTCCGCAAgaagcccggccgggccccgggtaggaaatgtgacgtagtccATGACTTTTACCTAGCCCAACGTCTGTGAAATGGAGTTTCATTATCACGAATGATCATCAAAATCATTCAGAATCATCATATGTCCATGGGGTGGGTTGTAGCGCcacctgttactagtgttaccGGCCAACTATCAATCTTGATGACGGGTTTACTCGGATTTAATGGCTTTATCGGCTTTGACTTCTTGGGCGACACCTTGCAGTGTGACAGGGGCTTCAGCTTGTTATATATCGATGTCAACTTCATCTTGTAGCATAATCCGCTTGCGTCTAAGCTTTTACTTCGAACACAAAGAAAAATCCTCTCAAATATCTTCTTTCAGACGTTGTCTTTCTTGTTGACAGGTGGGTACCATGAATTCACATGTTCTTTTACGTTTGCTTGTCATATATATCGATgtcaatttcattttgtaagaTTACCCGCTTGTGTCTTTTACCTCAAACACACGGGAAAATCGTCTGAAATATCTGctgttttgaatttgtttttcttttgtacaaGAGTGTATGAATCAATGTGCCCCCTGCGGTTGCCTGCCATGTAGTGATCTCAAGCTGATTTTGTTAAATCTCCCGCTATTGTGtttcatttcaaacatttgGTTTCACTGAattgatctggaagaaacaggtcttttatactctaactatgaatgaagacaatttcagatgtccaataggaaacgttgtaagacaattcagactgaagacagttgcaaaaccatatccagttgtttgagtaactgcttttggtgCATAATGACATCAGCGAAAAAATCTCTATAAGTCTATTCATGATTCCAAATGTGCATGCGCAGCGAGATACATTCTAGGTACTATGTGAACGTTATTTTTAAAGGGCCatgtgacataaacaaaacaaattacgCTTGGCATAGACAAGTTAGGGGTCTTTAACTTATATTtactacccacaatgcatctggCTGTACATGAACGGAACGATTGGATCCATAAACAGGCGGCTTATTGGATCCGGACGAGGGGCGTTGCTAAAATGTTACCTTCCGAAGCGTTTGGAGCAGATGAGGGAGGCTGGGCAGCGGCAGGTCTGCACGCTCCAGGCCTTGTAGTTCCGCACACAGGAGGTGCGCGGGCGGCACTGGAACGGACATTACGTCAGAAAcattgcagctaggtgtcacttcAGTCAAAACGTCCAGTATTATCACATTTACATGGACATTGTCAAACAACAACGTAACAAACAATTTAAGCCAATTTTTAAGATTGTGGTATCAAAGATGATCGTATTGGTGTTAGTGgactgatggtgatgatgattgaCGGTAGTATGAACAGTGGTTTAAACCCGGGTGTCCCGATAGCTGGTACTTACGTCAGGGAGAACTACAACAGACCCGGCCCTGGCTGCACGTTTGTCCACTGTCGTGTACACTGTGTCTCCCATATCATGGTCACCATCATCGCTCTGGAAAAGATATAAGAAGTTAAACTACAATGTTGATATTTGCAAGCATAAATCATGCATATGTTTTCCTTCACTCAGTCTAGCCTAACGAACTACTACCCTGGTGTTTTCGTATTCAAATACATAAGCTTTTTAACTGGGTCATGAGGGAGCAGGTAATGGTCAGTCAAACAATATCCTCACAGATGACACATAATAAATCCATAAACAAATGCAATAGTGGAATCCTTACTTGGCATGGTAACAAAAGACAGAATTCGAACCTAACTCATGGCtcttttgaaaatatctggCTGAGGGCTCATGACAACCAGTAGGTTactggctcgttctcatttaaatgtcgaaatgctgtcgcctgactttacggcttgatatggagaaaattatagacagcatcactggttccttcatttttccataacccctgtaatgttttacaaaagatgcacaacaacattcgtattggttgatggcttagacggttattatagccacgggtcggatttcacaccctaaaaaatggctgtcgcctgagaagaaacgaagaattcaaatagtagccaaaaatgtaacaattcagttcccagaataattgttcggcaggtgaaaccagctaccaaggccctctgcccgatcacgtcagatcgctcctgtcactgatcttggaggctgtgtgaggtggtttattcctgtcgccagattctgtaacaaacgttaccaccacgagtgcGATGGAtgccacggttttattatccacgtataagactagaaatgaccatttttgtgacgctgtacagtttttctggcttcctaaagaaacaagaaagggttgttgactgttatttgtatcccaccttgcttaacaaaatgttgtacagaaatgactgtaacaaacgttaccatcgtttgatgctgtctaagctttctatttgacctggtgtaaaaaagctgcccacttttcaaatgttccttgggacatccacttgtacctaaatgatgtagtcaataaggtaagtcctttagaagaaaacagggttaagtttactgttgtaacaaacgttaccggtaacgtttgttacctgccctgtgaTGTATTACcgatgggaccgaaaataatatatatatatatatttatttgcaaatccatgcccgtaggctaattgcaatgatacagacagtgaaaagtaacaagtgtctattctaaatacacacacgtcagctatctatgtacatgcttctacttctttactgggtggtttgacttcttctttggaggcagtggctgatgaaaagtcccacttttttaatgattagtgggttctgtgattttaacagaaatatagtttttttgaagtctactaactggtgaaaagttggaaataatgttttgattgtgtcaaaaaggttgtttctttcgtcctcataatgggggcagttacatataaaatgtatttcatcttccactgcatccgtcgcacagtatttacacaatctatcttgaactggcacttttttataacgacccttttctatctctagtgagtgagcactgattcttatcttacatacattggatctcttgtcagcgtcgttctggtatagataggtttccatggcatattcggttttgatatgtttgtaaaatcttagtttgccgttatctttagacaattgctggaaaaaggtttggacatacacgtctgacagtcttttccttaacaatgtacaaatatgtttgttgtctattctagagtGAGCATAGTTCCATAGATAGGAATAACCNNNNNNNNNNNNNNNNNNNNNNNNNNNNNNNNN encodes the following:
- the LOC118411597 gene encoding uncharacterized protein LOC118411597 produces the protein MKTSLFLGAMLAFCGVVLSQGDNNYYSELQNISEDFGEPMRKETTQSDDGDHDMGDTVYTTVDKRAARAGSVVVLPDCRPRTSCVRNYKAWSVQTCRCPASLICSKRFGR